One Vibrio neonatus genomic window carries:
- the parE gene encoding DNA topoisomerase IV subunit B: MTEQYNAGAIEVLNGLEPVRRRPGMYTDTVRPNHLGQEVIDNSVDEALAGHASKIQVILHADQSLEVIDDGRGMPVDIHPEEGISGVELILCKLHAGGKFSNKNYQFSGGLHGVGISVVNALSQRVEVNVRRDGQVYQIAFENGDKVEELSVIGTCGKRNSGTSVHFWPNAKYFDSGNFSVSRLINNLRAKAVLCPGLEITLQDKVNGKEHKWYYESGLKDYLAEGVKGYTVLPETPFTGQFSSEIEGADWAIIWQPEGGELITESYVNLIPTSQGGTHVNGLRQGLLDAMREFCEFRNLLPRGVKLTGDDIFDRCSYVLSIKMQDPQFAGQTKERLSSRQCASFVSGVIKDAFSLWLNETPHIAEQLAEACIANAHRRMRASKKVVRKKVASGPALPGKLTDCTVQDLARTELFLVEGDSAGGSAKQARDREFQAIMPLRGKILNTWEVSADQVLASQEVHDISVALGIDPDTESLEGLRYGKICILADADSDGLHIATLLCALFTRHFRSLVSAGHVYVAMPPLFRIDCGKEVFYALDEEEKDGVIERLSSKRAKINVQRFKGLGEMNPLQLRETTMDPNTRRLVQLTIDDDEQTMEMMDMLLGKKRADDRRHWLQDKGDMAEV, encoded by the coding sequence ATGACTGAACAATATAACGCTGGGGCGATAGAAGTCTTAAATGGCTTGGAGCCAGTCCGTCGTCGCCCTGGAATGTATACCGATACTGTACGTCCCAACCACCTTGGGCAAGAAGTTATTGATAACAGTGTCGATGAAGCGTTAGCTGGACATGCTTCCAAAATACAGGTCATCTTACATGCCGATCAGTCACTCGAAGTGATTGATGACGGGCGTGGTATGCCTGTGGATATTCACCCTGAAGAGGGTATTTCTGGTGTGGAACTTATTCTATGTAAGCTGCATGCTGGTGGTAAATTCTCCAATAAGAACTATCAATTTTCCGGCGGTTTGCACGGGGTTGGTATTTCAGTGGTAAACGCACTGTCGCAACGTGTTGAAGTCAACGTTCGCCGTGATGGACAGGTTTATCAAATCGCTTTTGAAAATGGCGATAAGGTCGAAGAGCTCTCTGTTATCGGGACGTGCGGTAAACGCAATAGCGGTACTAGCGTACACTTCTGGCCAAATGCTAAATATTTTGATTCAGGGAATTTCTCTGTATCAAGATTGATCAATAACCTGCGCGCGAAAGCGGTACTGTGTCCTGGACTCGAAATTACCCTGCAAGATAAAGTCAATGGTAAAGAGCACAAGTGGTACTACGAAAGTGGTCTAAAAGACTACCTTGCTGAAGGCGTTAAAGGTTACACCGTCTTACCGGAAACCCCGTTTACCGGTCAATTCTCTAGTGAGATTGAAGGTGCTGATTGGGCGATTATTTGGCAACCAGAAGGTGGCGAATTAATTACTGAAAGTTACGTGAACTTAATCCCGACCTCACAAGGCGGTACACACGTAAATGGTCTGCGCCAAGGTTTGCTCGATGCGATGCGTGAGTTTTGTGAATTCCGCAACTTATTACCGCGCGGCGTGAAACTGACCGGTGATGACATCTTTGATCGCTGTTCTTATGTATTGTCGATCAAAATGCAAGACCCTCAATTTGCTGGACAAACCAAAGAGCGACTCTCTTCTCGTCAATGTGCTTCTTTTGTGTCTGGCGTTATCAAAGATGCCTTTAGTCTGTGGCTGAATGAAACCCCACATATTGCCGAGCAACTGGCAGAGGCGTGTATTGCAAACGCTCACCGCCGTATGCGTGCCAGCAAAAAAGTGGTGCGTAAAAAAGTGGCATCAGGCCCTGCATTGCCGGGTAAATTAACCGATTGTACCGTGCAAGATTTAGCTCGCACCGAACTATTTTTAGTGGAAGGTGACTCTGCGGGAGGCTCAGCCAAACAGGCGAGAGACCGTGAGTTTCAAGCGATCATGCCACTGCGTGGTAAGATTTTGAATACTTGGGAAGTCAGCGCCGACCAAGTGTTAGCCTCACAAGAGGTACACGATATCTCTGTGGCACTAGGGATAGACCCAGACACTGAAAGCCTAGAAGGCTTACGTTACGGTAAGATCTGTATCCTAGCGGATGCGGACTCGGATGGACTGCACATTGCAACGCTACTTTGCGCCTTATTTACACGCCATTTCCGTTCTCTAGTTAGCGCAGGTCACGTATACGTTGCTATGCCGCCACTGTTTAGAATTGATTGCGGCAAAGAGGTTTTTTACGCTCTTGATGAAGAAGAGAAAGATGGTGTTATCGAACGTTTAAGCAGTAAACGAGCCAAAATCAACGTACAACGATTCAAAGGTCTGGGTGAAATGAACCCATTACAGCTTCGTGAAACCACCATGGATCCCAATACTCGCCGTCTAGTACAGCTCACCATAGATGATGATGAACAGACAATGGAAATGATGGACATGCTATTAGGTAAAAAGCGTGCAGATGATCGCCGTCATTGGTTACAAGACAAAGGCGATATGGCTGAGGTATAA
- the nudF gene encoding ADP-ribose diphosphatase has translation MFNPSSYPTFHNKDVEIIEKKTLFKGFFCLTQVKFRHRLFAGGWSAEIERELFERGHAVAMLPYDPVTDQLVMVEQIRVGALGDKRPWQLEIVAGMLDKEGEDPIDVAKRESVEEAGLAVKAIQHISGYYPSAGGCSERLELYVGQIEAPLSGGVFGLESEGEDIRVHVLGREEAYQLVKNGTIENAASIITIQWLMLNHQQLRKQWLTQEK, from the coding sequence ATGTTTAACCCTAGCTCCTACCCTACATTTCACAATAAAGATGTTGAAATTATTGAAAAAAAGACTTTGTTTAAGGGCTTTTTCTGTCTAACTCAAGTGAAATTTCGTCATCGACTGTTTGCTGGGGGCTGGAGTGCTGAGATAGAACGAGAGCTGTTTGAACGTGGACATGCTGTGGCAATGTTGCCTTACGATCCTGTTACGGATCAATTGGTGATGGTGGAACAGATTCGGGTTGGCGCACTCGGTGATAAAAGGCCGTGGCAGTTAGAGATAGTGGCAGGAATGCTAGATAAAGAGGGTGAAGACCCAATAGATGTGGCTAAGCGAGAGTCCGTTGAAGAGGCTGGTCTAGCGGTAAAAGCCATTCAACACATCAGTGGTTATTACCCTTCGGCAGGGGGCTGCTCTGAACGTCTAGAATTATATGTTGGGCAGATAGAAGCACCGCTATCGGGTGGTGTTTTTGGCTTAGAATCGGAAGGTGAAGATATTCGCGTACATGTTCTGGGCAGAGAAGAGGCTTACCAATTAGTGAAAAATGGTACAATCGAGAACGCAGCATCTATCATAACGATTCAGTGGTTGATGTTGAATCATCAACAACTGAGAAAACAATGGTTAACCCAAGAAAAGTAA
- the cpdA gene encoding 3',5'-cyclic-AMP phosphodiesterase: MEPHIVVTEETVQLLQITDTHLFADDEGCLLSVNTGLSFQAVVDDIAAHNLPFDAIIATGDISQDHSVASYKRFANGIKQLLKPCYWLPGNHDLQANMGKVLPSEQINEVSHVFAGDYWQLIMLNSQVEGLPHGYLEQHELDLLDEKLSQHPERHTLVLLHHNSLPIGSTWLDQHKLQKADQFWNVIEKHNNVRAVLGGHVHQDFEQDCNGVKVIATPSTCIQFKANTHEFALDSLPPGWRHLQLHKDGRLESQLHRLDEGCFVPDFDAQGY; encoded by the coding sequence GTGGAACCGCATATAGTTGTGACGGAAGAAACCGTCCAATTACTACAAATTACAGACACGCACTTATTCGCTGATGACGAAGGGTGTTTGCTAAGTGTGAATACTGGATTGAGTTTTCAAGCCGTAGTGGATGATATTGCCGCGCACAACCTACCTTTTGATGCCATTATCGCTACCGGTGACATATCTCAAGATCATTCAGTCGCCTCTTATAAGCGCTTTGCAAACGGCATCAAACAATTGCTGAAACCTTGTTATTGGCTACCGGGTAATCACGATCTGCAGGCGAATATGGGCAAAGTCTTGCCTTCTGAGCAAATCAATGAAGTCTCGCATGTATTTGCTGGAGACTATTGGCAGTTGATTATGCTTAACAGCCAAGTTGAAGGTTTACCCCATGGCTACCTTGAGCAGCATGAGCTTGATCTGCTTGATGAGAAATTGAGCCAACATCCAGAACGACATACCTTAGTATTACTACACCATAATTCACTGCCTATTGGCAGTACTTGGCTTGATCAGCATAAACTACAAAAAGCCGACCAATTCTGGAATGTCATAGAAAAACACAACAATGTACGCGCGGTATTGGGCGGACATGTGCATCAAGATTTTGAACAAGATTGCAATGGCGTCAAAGTCATCGCAACCCCTTCAACTTGTATCCAGTTTAAGGCCAATACCCATGAGTTTGCTTTAGATTCGCTACCTCCGGGTTGGCGTCATCTACAGTTACATAAAGATGGGCGTTTAGAGTCTCAATTGCATCGTCTTGATGAGGGCTGTTTTGTCCCTGATTTTGATGCGCAAGGCTATTAA
- a CDS encoding STAS domain-containing protein, with the protein MMSDKAVWHMIDDQHVTLSGMLNRNNIPQLWQQIAQWQPKVERLELDLSAVLSTDSAAMALILHIIDHAKNCDCHIMLRSVPNKLLTLFEVSNAMPLLVEHIEIEIEGESG; encoded by the coding sequence ATGATGAGTGATAAAGCGGTTTGGCACATGATTGATGATCAGCATGTCACACTAAGTGGTATGCTCAATCGAAACAATATTCCGCAGCTATGGCAGCAAATCGCGCAGTGGCAGCCAAAGGTTGAACGACTAGAACTCGACCTAAGTGCTGTATTAAGTACAGATTCTGCGGCAATGGCGCTGATTCTGCACATAATTGACCATGCAAAAAATTGTGACTGCCATATAATGTTGCGATCTGTACCTAATAAACTGCTTACTTTGTTTGAAGTGAGCAATGCAATGCCGTTATTGGTAGAGCACATAGAAATCGAAATTGAGGGTGAAAGTGGATAG
- the yqiA gene encoding esterase YqiA translates to MTAHNKPSLLLYLHGFNSSPQSHKAQLMREFCQNHRPDIRFVSPQLPVYPEPCIQSLRTLCDELSAEYQVGLVGSSMGGYLSTWLNKEYGFKAALINPAAKPFELLQDYLGPQLNPYTEEEYILKQEHVEQLRAIDVPVISQTADFWLLQQKGDEVLDYRQAVDKFIGCKQTVEEDGDHSFIGFERYPSAIVEFLQL, encoded by the coding sequence ATGACTGCGCACAATAAACCCTCTTTATTGCTTTATTTGCATGGCTTCAATAGTTCTCCTCAGTCGCATAAAGCGCAACTAATGAGAGAGTTTTGTCAAAACCACAGACCGGACATTCGTTTTGTATCTCCGCAGCTGCCTGTGTATCCAGAGCCATGTATACAAAGTCTGCGCACCTTATGCGATGAACTCAGTGCAGAATATCAAGTGGGCTTAGTCGGAAGCTCGATGGGGGGCTATCTATCCACTTGGCTCAATAAAGAATACGGCTTTAAAGCTGCGTTAATTAATCCTGCAGCAAAACCTTTTGAGTTGCTACAAGATTATTTAGGCCCGCAGCTAAACCCTTATACCGAAGAAGAGTACATTCTAAAGCAGGAACATGTTGAGCAACTAAGAGCCATTGATGTTCCAGTCATTAGCCAAACTGCAGATTTTTGGCTGTTGCAACAAAAAGGGGATGAAGTCCTCGATTATCGACAAGCTGTAGATAAATTTATAGGGTGCAAACAGACCGTAGAAGAAGACGGCGATCATAGTTTTATAGGGTTTGAGCGCTACCCAAGCGCGATAGTGGAGTTTCTTCAACTCTAA
- the tolC gene encoding outer membrane channel protein TolC, which produces MKKALSIFISASLCGLSLSASAENLADVYNQAKKSDPQLLRSAAQRDAAFEAITSSRSSLLPQINLTASYDYGEGYTGAKTNAFQAGIGLSQELYQRSSWVTLETTEKKARQADSAYAAKQQDLILRTATAYFEVLRAKDSLEFVQAEKSAVERQLDQEKQRFDVGLSAITNVHEAQAEYDSVLAEEVSAKNALVNSYESLREITGTGHQNLDILDIKRFSASKSDKTNDALVEQAQEENLSLLAARINQDIARDNIRLASSGHLPSLTFNADAGYGNGKISDTNVDDTKYNLGINLSVPLYTGGNVSSQVKQAEYDYVAVSEDLEASYRSVVKTVRASNNNIDATIGSIRAFEQSLISAESALSAVETGYEVGSRTVVDVLDFTRRVFEAKRNLSDARYNYIISVLQLKEAVGTLSEQDILDINDGLQPAPVASKNS; this is translated from the coding sequence ATGAAGAAAGCGCTGTCCATCTTTATCTCAGCTTCTCTGTGTGGTCTGTCTTTATCAGCCAGTGCAGAAAATCTAGCTGATGTTTATAATCAAGCGAAAAAGAGTGATCCTCAACTGCTACGTTCAGCGGCTCAACGCGACGCAGCTTTTGAAGCAATTACCTCATCACGCAGTTCCTTGCTTCCTCAAATTAACCTAACCGCTTCTTATGACTATGGTGAAGGCTACACTGGGGCAAAGACTAATGCTTTTCAAGCAGGCATTGGCTTAAGCCAAGAGCTTTACCAACGTTCAAGCTGGGTTACTCTTGAAACCACAGAGAAGAAAGCACGCCAAGCAGACTCTGCTTATGCGGCTAAACAACAAGATCTCATCCTGCGTACCGCTACAGCGTATTTTGAAGTGTTACGAGCAAAGGACAGTTTAGAGTTCGTTCAAGCCGAGAAAAGCGCTGTTGAACGACAACTCGATCAAGAAAAACAACGTTTTGACGTTGGCCTATCTGCAATCACTAACGTGCATGAAGCTCAAGCTGAATACGATAGCGTACTGGCTGAAGAAGTAAGCGCGAAAAACGCTTTAGTAAACAGCTATGAATCACTACGTGAAATCACAGGTACGGGTCACCAAAACCTAGATATTCTAGATATCAAACGTTTCTCTGCTTCTAAATCAGATAAAACGAACGATGCACTTGTAGAACAAGCTCAGGAAGAAAACCTTAGCTTGCTGGCTGCTCGTATCAATCAAGATATCGCAAGAGACAACATCCGCTTAGCAAGCTCTGGTCACCTACCATCGCTGACCTTCAATGCTGATGCTGGCTACGGTAATGGTAAAATCAGCGATACTAATGTTGATGACACTAAATACAACCTAGGCATTAACCTTTCTGTACCACTATATACCGGTGGCAATGTTAGCTCTCAGGTAAAACAAGCTGAGTATGACTATGTGGCAGTGAGTGAAGACTTAGAAGCCTCTTACCGCTCTGTAGTTAAAACAGTACGTGCATCTAACAACAACATTGATGCAACCATAGGTTCTATCCGCGCATTTGAGCAATCTCTAATTTCTGCGGAATCTGCACTATCTGCAGTTGAAACAGGCTATGAAGTTGGTTCACGTACAGTAGTTGACGTTTTAGACTTCACTCGTCGAGTGTTTGAAGCAAAACGTAACCTATCTGATGCTCGTTACAACTACATCATCAGCGTACTGCAATTAAAAGAAGCAGTAGGTACATTAAGCGAGCAAGATATCTTAGATATCAACGATGGCTTGCAACCTGCACCAGTAGCGTCTAAAAACTCTTAA
- a CDS encoding 1-acylglycerol-3-phosphate O-acyltransferase, translating to MIALLRMFLVLIFAILMFVFGCGYCLFSPRNPKHVFTFGRYFGAMHRVFGIKLELRLPEDAYKRGQATYIANHQNSWDLFTVSSAVTPNVVTVGKKSLLWLPLFGQLYWLTGNILIDRANRSKAKGTIDQVVDKMKQTRLSVWMFPEGTRSRGRGLLPFKTGAFHTAIGAETPIIPIVCSTTQDKIKLNRWNNGHVIIEMLPPVDTSEYNKSNVRKLAEVCRNQMEEKLKSLDEEVDARNAADGVKN from the coding sequence ATGATTGCTTTACTGCGCATGTTTTTGGTCTTAATTTTTGCCATATTGATGTTTGTATTTGGCTGTGGCTATTGCCTATTTAGCCCAAGAAATCCAAAGCACGTATTTACCTTTGGTCGCTACTTTGGTGCAATGCACCGCGTATTTGGTATCAAGCTAGAGCTTAGACTCCCAGAAGATGCTTATAAGCGAGGCCAAGCAACTTATATTGCCAACCATCAAAACTCTTGGGATTTATTTACCGTATCTTCTGCCGTTACGCCAAATGTTGTGACTGTAGGTAAGAAGAGCTTATTGTGGCTGCCTTTATTTGGTCAATTATACTGGTTAACAGGTAACATCCTAATTGATCGTGCCAACCGCTCTAAAGCCAAAGGAACTATCGATCAAGTGGTCGATAAAATGAAGCAAACGCGTTTATCTGTGTGGATGTTTCCCGAAGGCACACGTTCTCGCGGTCGAGGCTTATTGCCATTTAAAACAGGGGCTTTTCATACCGCAATTGGTGCGGAAACACCGATCATTCCTATTGTTTGTAGCACCACACAAGACAAGATAAAACTGAACCGTTGGAACAACGGACATGTGATTATCGAAATGTTACCTCCAGTGGATACCTCTGAGTACAACAAATCAAATGTCCGTAAGTTAGCTGAAGTTTGCCGAAACCAAATGGAAGAGAAGCTGAAAAGTTTGGACGAAGAAGTGGATGCAAGAAACGCCGCTGATGGTGTAAAAAACTAA
- the ibaG gene encoding BolA family iron metabolism protein IbaG, with translation MDSTQVKELLDEALQLAEIHVKGEGSHFEVIAVDASFEGMSRVKKQQFIYAPLTDYIQRNEIHALSIKAFTPEEWQRDKKLMSL, from the coding sequence GTGGATAGTACACAAGTTAAAGAACTGCTCGACGAAGCGTTGCAGCTAGCAGAGATTCATGTAAAAGGAGAGGGCAGTCATTTTGAAGTGATTGCTGTTGATGCTTCTTTTGAAGGAATGAGCCGTGTTAAGAAGCAGCAGTTTATTTATGCGCCGCTTACGGACTACATTCAACGCAACGAAATTCACGCACTATCAATAAAAGCTTTTACTCCCGAGGAGTGGCAGCGTGATAAAAAACTAATGTCGCTTTAA
- the mlaC gene encoding phospholipid-binding protein MlaC, whose amino-acid sequence MKIMTRLILLMAMLSSSIVWGDTVDKTQPYQMMEIVGSRTFDRLKNEQAQLRESPEQLKVVVEEELMPYVNDRYAGLKVLGNYLRKADKGEVADFLVAFREYLVTAYAQVLTQYKDQEIKYTPPRNLRDDQRIVSIPVEIMQANRPAIKLEFKWRKNKKTNEWQAFDMVAEGVSLLSSKQSEWGGKIRKDGLPAVTHELATLAKTPIHYDSAK is encoded by the coding sequence ATGAAAATTATGACAAGACTTATCTTATTGATGGCGATGTTGTCTTCCTCAATTGTATGGGGTGACACTGTGGATAAAACCCAGCCTTATCAGATGATGGAAATAGTGGGCAGTCGTACTTTTGATAGACTCAAAAACGAACAAGCTCAGCTGAGAGAGTCTCCAGAACAGTTAAAAGTGGTGGTTGAAGAAGAGCTAATGCCTTACGTCAACGATCGTTACGCAGGGCTTAAAGTATTAGGTAATTACCTAAGAAAAGCTGATAAGGGTGAAGTGGCTGACTTTTTGGTCGCATTTAGAGAGTACTTAGTGACCGCTTATGCGCAGGTGTTAACTCAGTATAAAGATCAAGAGATCAAATACACTCCGCCGCGTAATCTTCGCGATGATCAGCGTATCGTGTCTATCCCTGTTGAAATCATGCAGGCTAATCGACCGGCGATAAAATTAGAGTTTAAGTGGCGAAAAAACAAAAAAACCAATGAGTGGCAAGCGTTTGATATGGTGGCAGAAGGTGTCAGTCTGTTATCAAGCAAACAATCAGAGTGGGGCGGCAAAATACGTAAAGATGGCCTGCCAGCCGTCACTCATGAGTTAGCGACTTTAGCGAAAACGCCAATCCATTATGACTCTGCTAAATGA
- the murA gene encoding UDP-N-acetylglucosamine 1-carboxyvinyltransferase encodes MEKFRVTGSSAPLSGEVLISGAKNAALPILFSAILAEEPVVLHNVPKLRDINTSLALLQQLGVKASRDGDTTTLLVDASGINEYCAPYELVKTMRASIWALGPLVARFGEGQVSLPGGCAIGARPVDLHIQGLESLGANITIEDGYVKAKVDGRLQGAHIIMDKVSVGATITIMSAAALAEGTTILDNAAREPEIVDTADFLIALGAKITGAGTDTITIEGVERLAGGEHTVVPDRIETGTFLVAAAVSGGKVVCHNTRANLLEAVLAKLEEAGAKIETGEDWISADMTGDRELKAITVRTAPYPGFPTDMQAQFTLLNMMAKGGGVITETIFENRFMHVPELQRMGAKAEIEGHTVICGDSEGLSGTQVMATDLRASASLVIAGCIASGETIVDRIYHIDRGYDRIEHKLSLLGANIERFSD; translated from the coding sequence ATGGAAAAATTTCGAGTAACTGGCTCTTCAGCGCCTTTAAGCGGTGAAGTGTTAATTTCTGGCGCAAAAAATGCGGCTTTACCTATTTTATTTTCGGCTATTTTGGCGGAAGAACCTGTTGTTTTACACAACGTACCAAAACTACGTGACATTAATACTAGCCTAGCTTTGTTACAACAATTAGGTGTTAAAGCATCTCGTGATGGAGATACTACCACTTTGCTAGTTGATGCTTCAGGCATCAATGAATACTGCGCACCTTATGAGTTAGTTAAAACCATGCGTGCATCTATTTGGGCATTAGGTCCTTTGGTGGCAAGATTTGGTGAAGGTCAAGTCAGCCTACCGGGTGGCTGTGCTATCGGTGCTCGCCCTGTTGATTTGCACATTCAAGGCCTAGAAAGCCTTGGCGCAAACATCACCATTGAAGATGGCTATGTAAAAGCAAAAGTGGATGGTCGCTTGCAAGGCGCGCACATTATCATGGATAAAGTCAGTGTTGGCGCAACCATTACTATCATGAGTGCAGCAGCATTAGCCGAAGGCACCACAATTTTAGACAACGCTGCTCGTGAGCCAGAAATTGTTGATACCGCGGATTTCTTGATTGCCCTTGGCGCAAAAATTACCGGCGCTGGTACTGATACCATCACAATTGAAGGCGTTGAACGTCTTGCTGGTGGTGAGCATACGGTTGTTCCCGATCGCATCGAAACCGGCACTTTCTTAGTGGCGGCGGCTGTTTCTGGCGGTAAAGTGGTATGTCATAACACTCGTGCTAACTTGCTAGAAGCGGTATTAGCTAAGCTAGAAGAAGCGGGCGCTAAGATTGAAACGGGCGAAGATTGGATTTCTGCGGACATGACCGGCGACAGAGAGCTAAAAGCGATTACTGTTCGCACTGCGCCATACCCGGGTTTCCCAACCGACATGCAAGCGCAATTTACTTTGCTAAATATGATGGCAAAAGGCGGCGGCGTAATCACAGAAACTATCTTTGAAAATCGTTTCATGCACGTTCCTGAATTGCAACGCATGGGCGCAAAAGCGGAGATTGAAGGTCACACGGTTATCTGTGGTGATAGCGAAGGTTTAAGTGGCACACAAGTGATGGCGACTGACCTACGTGCTTCTGCAAGTCTTGTTATTGCAGGTTGCATTGCTAGTGGTGAGACGATTGTTGATCGCATTTACCATATCGATAGAGGCTATGACCGAATTGAGCATAAACTGAGCCTGCTTGGTGCTAATATTGAAAGGTTTAGTGACTAA
- a CDS encoding DUF1249 family protein, whose protein sequence is MVNPRKVNSEYHVDFAGLMRLYETNYAKLNALLPRPAVVGDKRTYQVQDQVYQINILEITRYTTLVNVYQCDIHPIFPLPSMTVRLYHDARVAEVCASEKMRIVNARHDYPNKKMVQKDEKHQLNKFLGDWLTFCLKMGISREPLL, encoded by the coding sequence ATGGTTAACCCAAGAAAAGTAAATTCTGAATATCATGTTGATTTTGCAGGCCTTATGCGTTTGTATGAGACCAATTATGCTAAATTAAATGCCTTGCTTCCTCGCCCTGCAGTGGTGGGAGATAAGCGAACGTATCAAGTGCAAGATCAAGTTTACCAGATTAATATTTTGGAAATTACACGCTATACCACCTTGGTGAACGTTTATCAGTGTGATATACATCCCATTTTTCCACTTCCAAGCATGACGGTACGTCTATATCACGATGCAAGGGTTGCAGAAGTATGTGCAAGTGAAAAAATGAGAATAGTGAATGCACGCCATGATTATCCAAATAAGAAAATGGTGCAAAAAGACGAAAAGCACCAGCTAAATAAATTTCTTGGAGATTGGCTGACATTTTGCTTAAAAATGGGAATTAGTAGAGAGCCCCTGTTATGA